From a region of the Actinomadura luzonensis genome:
- a CDS encoding lytic polysaccharide monooxygenase auxiliary activity family 9 protein — MRHRITSTAAGLTLSSALIAAPAMAHGALESPLSRAAACGGTKPPAACRAAAAVKGSVLPGGWDDLRIAGVAGRDRQVVPDGKLCSGGLPGFRGFDLPRDDWPATKLRPGARFTFRYRGTIPHKGTFRLYVTKPGYDPAKPLRWSSLEREPFLTVTDPKLADGSYVFKGRLPTGRTGRHLIYTIWQNSDTPDTYYSCSDVVFTRAPGAANAPALQPPARGPAAPAGPPWQLGVTALLVAGAGTAAFAAYRAGRGRGRAVSLD, encoded by the coding sequence TTGCGCCACCGGATCACGAGCACGGCCGCCGGGCTGACGCTGTCGTCGGCCCTGATCGCCGCCCCGGCGATGGCCCACGGCGCGCTGGAGAGCCCGCTCAGCCGGGCGGCCGCCTGCGGCGGGACGAAGCCGCCCGCCGCCTGCCGGGCCGCCGCCGCGGTCAAGGGCTCGGTCCTCCCCGGCGGCTGGGACGACCTCAGGATCGCCGGCGTCGCGGGCCGGGACCGCCAGGTCGTCCCGGACGGCAAGCTGTGCAGCGGCGGCCTGCCCGGCTTCCGCGGCTTCGACCTGCCGCGCGACGACTGGCCCGCCACCAAGCTGCGCCCGGGCGCCCGCTTCACCTTCAGGTACCGCGGCACGATCCCGCACAAGGGCACCTTCCGCCTGTACGTCACGAAGCCCGGCTACGACCCGGCGAAGCCGTTGCGCTGGTCGTCCCTGGAGCGCGAGCCGTTCCTCACGGTCACCGACCCGAAGCTCGCCGACGGCTCGTACGTCTTCAAGGGCCGCCTGCCCACCGGCAGGACCGGCCGCCACCTCATCTACACCATCTGGCAGAACTCCGACACTCCCGACACCTACTACTCCTGCTCGGACGTCGTCTTCACGAGGGCGCCAGGGGCCGCCAACGCGCCCGCGCTCCAGCCGCCCGCCCGCGGCCCGGCCGCGCCGGCCGGCCCGCCGTGGCAGCTCGGCGTCACGGCGCTGCTCGTCGCGGGCGCGGGGACGGCGGCCTTCGCGGCCTACCGTGCGGGCCGGGGCCGGGGCCGCGCTGTCAGTCTGGATTGA
- a CDS encoding STAS domain-containing protein encodes MKLTCSHLPDITLITVSGQVDATTSAELEGFIDRARRRLDEHLVFDVREMSFLDSSGLAVLLAAATLARVHGAAIHLAGLQPRPTRILEITGAWQAVYLHERVDQAIAAARAAVQAGPPASRA; translated from the coding sequence GTGAAACTGACCTGCAGCCACCTGCCGGACATCACACTGATCACCGTGTCCGGGCAGGTCGACGCCACCACGTCCGCCGAGCTGGAGGGCTTCATCGACCGGGCCCGCCGCCGGCTGGACGAGCACCTGGTCTTCGACGTGCGCGAGATGTCCTTCCTCGACAGCTCGGGCCTCGCCGTCCTGCTCGCCGCCGCGACCCTGGCCCGCGTGCACGGCGCGGCCATCCACCTGGCCGGGCTCCAGCCCAGGCCGACCCGCATCCTGGAGATCACCGGCGCCTGGCAGGCCGTCTACCTGCACGAGCGCGTCGACCAGGCGATCGCGGCCGCCCGCGCCGCGGTGCAGGCGGGGCCGCCCGCCTCCCGTGCGTGA
- a CDS encoding DinB family protein → MTVIDAQGRPEPPVAADESATLLGFLDYQRATLAWKCSGLDAAGLRATVGVSSMTLGGLLKHLSYVEDHWFGRYLHGHDRRPPWDTVDWRLTPDWDWSSAADDSPEQLLAMWQDAVAVSRELTAKALADGGLDRLARMSWPDGSTPSLRWIVCHMIEEYARHNGHADLLRESVDGLTGE, encoded by the coding sequence ATGACCGTCATCGACGCACAGGGCCGGCCGGAGCCGCCGGTCGCCGCCGACGAGAGCGCCACCCTGCTCGGCTTCCTCGACTACCAGCGCGCCACCCTGGCCTGGAAGTGCTCAGGGCTGGACGCGGCCGGGCTGCGCGCCACCGTCGGCGTCTCGTCGATGACGCTCGGCGGGCTGCTCAAGCACCTGTCCTACGTCGAGGACCACTGGTTCGGCCGCTACCTGCACGGCCACGACCGCCGCCCGCCGTGGGACACCGTGGACTGGCGGCTCACGCCGGACTGGGACTGGTCGTCGGCCGCCGACGACTCGCCCGAGCAGCTTCTCGCCATGTGGCAGGACGCGGTGGCCGTCTCCCGCGAGCTGACCGCGAAGGCCCTGGCCGACGGCGGGCTCGACCGCCTGGCGCGGATGAGCTGGCCCGACGGCTCGACCCCGTCGCTGCGCTGGATCGTGTGCCACATGATCGAGGAGTACGCCCGCCACAACGGCCACGCCGACCTCCTCCGCGAGTCCGTGGACGGCCTCACCGGCGAGTGA
- a CDS encoding DEAD/DEAH box helicase: MERRVVDLGTEVGLIWSKNFPGKLVGQRERHPLLPGLEGIGHDLWAAGPQNLVPARLERGREGRDDFLKVYVDGRYALMLFPTRDLRGYWVGGIHPMRFDDHDQIVRGGLLLRAGRWRVYDHPRELGHSSGWPAVQAAWSAGGPAPAATAAPRASHTTYLDRLETVVEQGRRIEASGGDASRLIPYLRVTPVAATRRSARSVHAFQLIGGNRLTDGSRVHIDGEPDLRGRVERVDEGVATVRFERPVDFGRIPESGAFAESPNLVSYDKKREAIEILREGRARNPLLLTVLADGRFQPFAPALGRRPREPLDASQLSAFQKALAVPDLGLVQGPPGTGKTHTIRQVVLACAEEQRKVLISSYTNRAVDNVLQGLPEDLLVLRVGREDGVTRGCEHLTLEARALELQQRIAERTEPLLARYGAAAPDGPADALLRQLGEDLRRLDEARAVVRRSAAAMAEREEAVTVEIRRRTASLEEAGRRHEELLADSVRSLHRLGRAVDRARRSAGLPLVGLLFRGRLDRLERERAAIGAEAGKARRTLEAIARDLAHVAAELDQVRATHPDLVAARRAHERELAEQHARAERAARVAASLSELLDGGLPAPSPDPAGLAAFSSAAAAALALMRRRLHLLNSWRAKLERRTEQLYAELVRYADVIGATCIGAATSEHLDDVDLDLAIVDEAGQISTADLLVPLVRARRAVLVGDHVQLPPLPDQRLVAWAAAERPGDHELARLITDSAFELMFSLTPPENKEVLRYQRRMPESLARFISAHFYGGFLLSDVRRVHHDDLFAAPVAFVDTAELPQRERRDRKPRPDEPWPKDSRLNECEARLLTLLAAHYHAKSDDWAVILPYAAQIGLVTSLLARRIGDENAVARRVATVDSFQGGQHDTILFGFTLSNPQRSVGFLREVRRSNVAFSRAKQRLVLVGDLSTLLNATDPGFRGLAQALHDHVRISGDLRGYREVLRHLGEAP, encoded by the coding sequence GTGGAGAGAAGGGTCGTCGACCTCGGCACCGAGGTCGGGCTGATCTGGTCCAAGAACTTTCCCGGCAAGCTGGTCGGGCAGCGCGAGCGCCATCCGCTCCTGCCCGGTCTGGAAGGGATCGGCCACGACCTGTGGGCGGCCGGACCGCAGAACCTGGTTCCCGCTCGTCTGGAACGCGGCCGCGAAGGCCGCGACGACTTCCTCAAGGTCTACGTCGACGGCCGGTACGCGCTCATGTTGTTCCCCACCCGGGACCTCCGCGGCTACTGGGTCGGCGGCATCCATCCCATGCGCTTCGACGACCACGACCAGATCGTCCGGGGCGGCCTGCTGCTGCGCGCCGGACGCTGGCGGGTCTACGACCATCCGCGCGAACTCGGCCACTCCTCCGGCTGGCCGGCCGTGCAGGCCGCCTGGAGCGCCGGCGGCCCGGCGCCGGCCGCGACCGCTGCGCCGCGGGCCTCGCACACGACCTACCTCGACCGGCTCGAGACCGTCGTTGAGCAGGGGCGGCGCATCGAGGCGTCAGGCGGTGACGCCAGCCGCCTGATCCCGTACCTGCGGGTCACTCCAGTGGCCGCGACCCGCAGGTCCGCGCGTTCGGTGCACGCCTTCCAGCTCATCGGCGGCAACCGGCTCACCGACGGCAGCCGCGTGCACATCGACGGCGAGCCTGACCTGCGCGGCCGGGTCGAACGCGTCGACGAGGGCGTGGCCACGGTGCGATTCGAGCGACCCGTGGACTTCGGCCGGATCCCGGAGAGCGGGGCGTTCGCCGAGTCGCCCAATCTCGTCTCCTACGACAAGAAGCGGGAGGCCATCGAGATCCTCCGGGAGGGCCGCGCGCGCAACCCGCTGCTGCTGACGGTGCTGGCGGACGGCCGCTTCCAGCCCTTCGCGCCCGCGCTCGGCCGCCGTCCCCGCGAACCCCTGGACGCCAGCCAGCTCAGCGCCTTCCAGAAGGCGCTCGCGGTGCCCGACCTCGGGCTCGTCCAGGGGCCGCCGGGCACCGGCAAGACGCACACCATCCGGCAGGTCGTCCTCGCCTGCGCCGAGGAACAGCGCAAGGTCCTCATCTCCTCCTACACCAACCGGGCCGTCGACAACGTCCTGCAGGGCCTCCCGGAGGATCTGCTGGTGCTGCGCGTCGGGCGGGAGGACGGCGTCACGCGGGGCTGCGAGCATCTGACGCTGGAGGCCCGCGCGCTTGAGCTCCAGCAACGCATCGCCGAGCGGACCGAACCCCTGCTCGCGCGTTACGGCGCCGCCGCCCCGGACGGGCCGGCCGACGCCCTGCTCCGGCAGCTCGGCGAGGACCTGCGCCGCCTCGACGAGGCCAGGGCGGTCGTCCGGCGCAGCGCCGCCGCCATGGCGGAGCGCGAGGAGGCGGTGACCGTCGAGATCCGGCGGCGGACTGCGTCCCTGGAGGAGGCCGGACGCCGGCACGAGGAGCTGCTGGCCGACAGCGTGCGGTCCCTCCACCGGCTCGGCCGCGCGGTGGACAGGGCCCGGCGGAGCGCCGGGCTGCCGCTGGTCGGCCTGCTCTTCCGCGGCCGGCTCGACCGGCTGGAGAGGGAGCGGGCCGCGATCGGCGCCGAGGCCGGGAAGGCCCGCCGCACGCTGGAGGCGATCGCGCGGGACCTGGCGCACGTGGCGGCCGAGCTCGACCAGGTGCGGGCCACCCACCCGGACCTGGTGGCAGCCCGCCGGGCCCACGAGCGCGAGCTGGCCGAGCAGCACGCTCGCGCCGAGCGGGCCGCGCGGGTCGCCGCCTCCCTCAGCGAGCTGCTCGACGGCGGCCTGCCCGCGCCCTCGCCCGACCCGGCGGGGCTGGCGGCCTTCTCCTCCGCCGCGGCCGCCGCGCTCGCCCTGATGCGGAGGCGGCTGCATCTGCTGAACTCCTGGCGGGCGAAGCTGGAACGCCGGACCGAGCAGCTCTACGCCGAGCTGGTCAGGTACGCCGACGTGATCGGCGCGACCTGCATCGGCGCGGCCACGAGCGAGCACCTGGACGACGTCGACCTCGACCTGGCCATCGTGGACGAGGCCGGCCAGATCAGCACAGCCGACCTGCTCGTCCCGCTGGTGCGGGCGCGGCGAGCCGTCCTCGTCGGCGACCACGTGCAGCTGCCGCCGCTGCCCGACCAGCGGCTGGTGGCCTGGGCCGCGGCCGAGCGTCCCGGCGATCACGAGCTGGCCAGGCTGATCACCGACAGCGCCTTCGAGCTGATGTTCTCCCTGACGCCGCCGGAGAACAAGGAGGTGCTGCGCTACCAGCGCCGCATGCCCGAGAGCCTGGCCCGATTCATCTCCGCCCACTTCTACGGGGGGTTCCTGTTGTCCGATGTGCGACGGGTGCACCACGACGACCTGTTCGCGGCTCCCGTGGCGTTCGTCGACACGGCGGAGCTGCCGCAGCGGGAACGGCGTGATCGCAAACCCCGCCCTGACGAGCCCTGGCCCAAGGACAGCCGGCTCAATGAGTGCGAGGCCCGGCTGCTGACGCTTCTCGCCGCTCACTATCACGCCAAGTCGGACGACTGGGCGGTGATCCTCCCGTACGCGGCCCAGATCGGCCTGGTCACCTCACTCCTGGCCCGCCGCATCGGCGACGAGAACGCGGTCGCCCGGCGGGTGGCGACCGTCGACTCCTTCCAGGGCGGACAGCACGACACGATCCTCTTCGGCTTCACGCTCAGCAACCCGCAGCGCAGCGTCGGCTTCCTGCGGGAGGTGCGCCGCTCCAACGTGGCCTTCTCCCGCGCCAAGCAGCGGCTCGTCCTCGTCGGCGACCTCTCCACGCTCCTCAACGCCACCGACCCCGGTTTCCGCGGCCTGGCACAGGCGCTGCACGACCACGTGCGCATCTCAGGGGACCTCCGCGGCTACCGTGAGGTCCTGCGTCATCTCGGGGAGGCCCCGTGA
- a CDS encoding FAD-dependent monooxygenase, producing MTDHDIVIVGAGPVGLLLACELSLCGARPLLLDKRAEPGDLPKANGIGGQILDVLDHRGLLERLSAGSPFFGVPPGFPFGPVPLRFAGLDGIPLRMLMIQQPRLERLLGERAAELGVTVRRGREVTALAQDADGVTVEGPGFAVRARYAVGCDGGAGRVRTLAGIGFPGTTDGEVLRLGHFRAPGESGDPFADPGFAGLRPGWNRTPHGRLLITSLQPGVRVAGVRERGSREQDGPVTPAEFGAAVRRVLGRDLPLGEPIWLSSTVSQARLAERYRAGRVFLAGDAAHLFPAGGSALNVGLTDAVNLGWKLAAALDGRARPLDTYEAERRPAAARALTLTRAQAVLDRLTGEDAEALTAVLTEVFAFEQPARHLAALLNGSDVRYGDGAGHPLVGRLVPDLPLVPDAGGGARRVAELLRRPRFVLLHLAGELPADPVYAAAGLDVVRARCAGPPADALLIRPDGYVAWAGTDGLAEAVREWLAPVAGAAPAGRTG from the coding sequence ATGACCGACCATGACATCGTCATCGTGGGCGCGGGCCCCGTCGGCCTCCTGCTCGCCTGCGAGCTGAGCCTGTGCGGCGCCCGCCCCCTCCTGCTCGACAAGCGCGCCGAGCCCGGCGACCTGCCCAAGGCCAACGGCATCGGCGGCCAGATCCTCGACGTGCTCGACCACCGGGGCCTGCTGGAGCGGCTGAGCGCCGGCAGCCCCTTCTTCGGCGTGCCGCCGGGGTTCCCGTTCGGGCCCGTGCCGCTGCGCTTCGCCGGCCTGGACGGCATCCCGCTGCGCATGCTGATGATCCAGCAGCCCCGGCTGGAGCGGCTGCTGGGGGAGCGGGCGGCCGAGCTGGGCGTGACCGTCCGCCGGGGCCGCGAGGTGACCGCCCTCGCCCAGGACGCCGACGGCGTCACCGTCGAGGGCCCGGGGTTCGCCGTCCGCGCCCGCTACGCCGTGGGCTGCGACGGCGGCGCCGGCCGGGTCAGGACGCTGGCCGGCATCGGCTTCCCCGGCACCACCGACGGCGAGGTGCTGCGCCTCGGCCACTTCCGCGCCCCCGGCGAGTCCGGCGACCCGTTCGCCGATCCCGGCTTCGCCGGCCTCCGGCCGGGCTGGAACCGCACGCCGCACGGCCGCCTGCTGATCACCTCGCTCCAGCCCGGCGTGCGCGTCGCGGGCGTCAGGGAGCGGGGGAGCCGCGAGCAGGACGGGCCGGTGACGCCCGCCGAGTTCGGGGCCGCGGTGCGCCGCGTGCTCGGCAGGGACCTGCCGCTCGGCGAGCCGATCTGGTTGTCGAGCACGGTCTCCCAGGCCCGGCTGGCCGAGCGCTACCGGGCCGGCCGGGTGTTCCTGGCGGGGGACGCGGCCCACCTGTTCCCGGCGGGCGGCTCGGCGCTCAACGTCGGCCTGACCGACGCCGTCAACCTCGGCTGGAAGCTGGCCGCCGCCCTCGACGGCCGCGCCCGCCCGCTCGACACCTACGAGGCCGAGCGCCGCCCCGCCGCCGCCCGCGCCCTCACGCTGACCCGCGCCCAGGCCGTGCTCGACCGCCTGACCGGCGAGGACGCCGAGGCCCTGACCGCGGTGCTCACCGAGGTGTTCGCCTTCGAGCAGCCGGCCCGCCACCTCGCCGCCCTGCTCAACGGCTCCGACGTGCGCTACGGCGACGGCGCCGGGCATCCCCTCGTCGGCCGCCTGGTGCCCGACCTGCCGCTGGTCCCCGACGCCGGCGGGGGCGCGCGCCGCGTCGCCGAGCTGCTGCGGCGGCCCCGTTTCGTGCTGCTCCACCTGGCCGGCGAGCTGCCCGCCGACCCGGTGTACGCGGCCGCCGGGCTGGACGTCGTCCGCGCCCGCTGCGCCGGCCCGCCCGCGGACGCGCTGCTGATCCGCCCCGACGGCTACGTGGCCTGGGCGGGGACGGACGGGCTGGCGGAGGCGGTCAGGGAGTGGCTCGCCCCGGTCGCGGGCGCCGCTCCGGCCGGCCGTACCGGGTGA
- a CDS encoding sensor histidine kinase: MADTSPVPRSKWPGAIDWLVAAVIGLFALTEELRNPADLPDRPVPAFWVAGAVLTAALVLVRRRYPFAVVGVFTGVNVAVFLLAHQPPGAWQWYTELLLLFTLLTKVPLGSPRGIAGIGMSAFFLSGLILTTSTGLEEYVVAGVMALIAGGAGVAVRRHGLRADRADARSELLAARGELLAREAVATERARIARELHDIIAHSVSVMVLQAGGVRLMLPQELRQEREALALIEETGRGAVEELRRMLDLLRAVQDGDATAPQPTLDRLAELVTHLRSTGLDVALQVEGTPRPLPAGLDLSAYRIAQEALTNVLKHAGPTEALVKVTHGDAELCLEITDEGPRDGRRGPLVPSGGNGLTGIRERVALFHGAFDAGPRESGGYRVHAVLPLPGAGAGAGAAATGPAVGPAVRGR, encoded by the coding sequence ATGGCCGACACTTCCCCTGTCCCCCGCTCGAAGTGGCCGGGGGCGATCGACTGGCTGGTGGCCGCGGTGATCGGCCTGTTCGCGCTCACCGAGGAGCTGCGCAACCCCGCCGACCTGCCCGACCGGCCGGTCCCGGCGTTCTGGGTGGCCGGGGCGGTGCTCACCGCGGCCCTGGTGCTGGTGCGGCGGCGGTACCCGTTCGCGGTGGTGGGCGTGTTCACCGGCGTCAACGTCGCGGTGTTCCTGCTGGCCCACCAGCCGCCCGGGGCCTGGCAGTGGTACACCGAGCTGCTGTTGTTGTTCACGCTGCTCACCAAGGTGCCGCTGGGCAGCCCGCGCGGGATCGCCGGGATCGGGATGTCGGCGTTCTTCCTGTCCGGGCTGATCCTGACCACCTCGACCGGTCTGGAGGAGTACGTGGTGGCGGGCGTGATGGCGCTCATCGCCGGCGGCGCGGGCGTGGCGGTGCGCCGGCACGGGCTGCGCGCCGACCGGGCCGACGCGCGCAGCGAGCTGCTGGCCGCCCGCGGCGAGCTGCTCGCCCGCGAGGCGGTGGCCACCGAGCGCGCCCGCATCGCCCGCGAGCTGCACGACATCATCGCGCACAGCGTCAGCGTCATGGTGCTCCAGGCGGGCGGCGTCCGGCTGATGCTGCCCCAGGAGCTGCGGCAGGAGCGCGAGGCGCTGGCGCTGATCGAGGAGACCGGACGCGGCGCGGTGGAGGAGCTGCGCCGCATGCTGGACCTGCTGCGGGCGGTCCAGGACGGCGACGCCACCGCCCCGCAGCCCACCCTGGACCGGCTGGCCGAGCTGGTCACGCACCTGCGCTCGACCGGCCTGGACGTCGCGCTCCAGGTGGAGGGCACCCCCCGGCCGCTGCCCGCGGGCCTCGACCTGTCGGCCTACCGCATCGCGCAGGAGGCGCTGACGAACGTACTCAAGCACGCCGGCCCCACCGAAGCCCTGGTCAAGGTCACGCACGGCGACGCCGAGCTGTGCCTGGAGATCACCGACGAGGGGCCGCGCGACGGGCGGCGCGGGCCGCTGGTCCCGTCCGGCGGCAACGGGCTGACCGGCATCAGGGAGCGGGTGGCGCTCTTCCACGGCGCGTTCGACGCGGGCCCGCGCGAGAGCGGCGGGTACCGGGTGCACGCCGTGCTGCCGCTGCCCGGGGCGGGGGCTGGGGCCGGGGCGGCGGCGACAGGTCCGGCGGTGGGCCCGGCGGTGCGCGGGCGATGA
- a CDS encoding STAS domain-containing protein translates to MSPLSLDVRALPSGVLITVAGEVDSTNADWLETSINQAGRSGAALVLDLGGLTFLDSSGLHVLLRLNAAARERGGGLHLADVRDVPARVLQITGVWSALDIHPTAAEAVVAALDGHVSPLQEPQ, encoded by the coding sequence ATGTCTCCCTTGAGCCTGGACGTCCGCGCCCTGCCCTCCGGCGTCCTGATCACCGTGGCCGGTGAGGTCGACTCCACGAACGCCGACTGGCTGGAGACCTCGATCAACCAGGCCGGCCGGTCGGGCGCTGCGCTGGTGCTCGACCTCGGCGGGCTGACGTTCCTCGACAGCAGCGGCCTGCACGTGCTCTTACGCCTCAACGCCGCCGCCCGCGAGCGGGGCGGCGGCCTGCACCTCGCCGACGTCCGGGACGTGCCCGCCCGCGTGTTGCAGATCACCGGAGTGTGGAGCGCCCTCGACATCCACCCCACCGCGGCGGAGGCCGTCGTCGCGGCGCTGGACGGGCACGTCTCTCCACTCCAGGAGCCCCAGTGA
- a CDS encoding DUF998 domain-containing protein, with protein MRLPRGLAIVSAGGPLVFAAAVLALHVVRPGLDPVGVTVSEYVLGPGGWLFTAGCLAWVLGSLALVALLAGARRARTGRVLLAAWAIGLLLVAVFPTDPIDRAHRTVRFTAAGIVHASAGQLAFLCFGVAAVLITRAVGGPPALRVLAVLCAATLAFALAVTALGRFQLFGLAERLLLPSYAAWSLLMTGYVRRLRRLGPAEGEGGALAAQHAVEGDHEDVRHGGGEQPGSEPAGPPGRRQRGDPEDQQHDLGDRRPQRRRPTEAGGRAHESGDPDTAGTQRTAPAWARRFWYQASYGWLVAG; from the coding sequence GTGAGGCTCCCCCGCGGCCTGGCGATCGTCAGCGCCGGGGGCCCGCTCGTCTTCGCCGCGGCCGTCCTGGCGCTCCACGTCGTGCGGCCCGGCCTGGACCCGGTCGGGGTGACCGTGAGCGAGTACGTCCTCGGCCCGGGCGGGTGGCTGTTCACGGCGGGCTGCCTCGCCTGGGTGCTGGGATCGCTCGCGCTCGTCGCGCTCCTGGCCGGTGCCCGCCGGGCCCGGACCGGGCGGGTGCTGCTGGCGGCGTGGGCGATCGGCCTCCTGCTGGTCGCCGTCTTCCCGACCGACCCGATCGACCGCGCGCACCGGACCGTGCGCTTCACGGCGGCGGGGATCGTCCACGCGAGCGCCGGTCAGCTCGCCTTCCTCTGCTTCGGCGTGGCGGCCGTGCTGATCACCCGCGCCGTCGGCGGCCCGCCCGCTCTGCGGGTGCTCGCGGTGCTCTGCGCCGCCACCCTGGCCTTCGCCCTCGCGGTGACGGCGCTCGGCCGGTTCCAGCTCTTCGGCCTGGCCGAGCGCCTGCTGCTGCCCTCGTACGCGGCCTGGTCACTGCTCATGACCGGGTACGTCCGCCGTCTTCGGCGCCTCGGCCCGGCGGAGGGCGAAGGTGGCGCCCTCGCTGCTCAGCACGCGGTCGAGGGCGATCACGAGGACGTTCGCCACGGCGGCGGCGAGCAGCCAGGGAGCGAGCCGGCGGGGCCGCCAGGCCGCCGGCAGCGCGGGGACCCCGAAGATCAGCAGCACGATCTCGGCGACCGCCGGCCACAGCGTCGCCGTCCCACCGAGGCCGGGGGTCGCGCCCACGAGAGCGGCGATCCCGACACCGCCGGAACTCAGCGGACGGCGCCGGCCTGGGCGAGGAGGTTCTGGTACCAGGCGTCGTACGGGTGGTTGGTGGCGGGGTAG
- a CDS encoding adenylyl cyclase has translation MTTHPARRRLGRALTTLGVVLATAVMAAGTAGATDGTEAAPAAHGGGVPNLGPDLGPDLGPDLGPDLGPDVTVFDPSMPVADIQATLDAAHAAQVDAEMSTARHAYLFRPGTYGTAEHPLQIKVGYYTEIAGLGASPTDVVINGKIEVYNRCLADGGTGNCLALVNFWRTLSNLSIRVNAAGQDGCRSSANFWAVSQAVSLRRLDVSGGTFSLMDYCTAGPQYASGGFIADSRLPSVTNGSQQQWLTRDSEIAGWSNGVWNQVFSGVVGAPEESAFPNPPYTTLDTTPVSREKPFLYTDARGRYQVRVPAARRGTRGVSWANGLTPGRTLPLGDFFVARPSDPVQVINSQLARGKHLLLTPGVYDIARSIEVRRPGTVVLGLGHATLTAARGSIPLDVADVPGVVVAGVTIDAGEQKSPALLRVGKPHGRSRGAAADPTTLSDVYFRVGGPHVGRTDVALEVNSDHVLIDHTWVWRADHGVEGLTDTQRWNTNLGRNGAVINGDHVTATGLFVEHFQQYNTVWNGEDGTTVLYQNELPYDPPTQADWMNGDVEGYAGYKVGDRVRTHRLYGAGVYVFNQNNPQIHTENGFEVPAAPGVKLHHIMTVNLSAGTIDHVVNGVGEAADTGKVGVPVYVTDHPAP, from the coding sequence ATGACGACCCACCCCGCGAGGCGGCGGCTCGGCCGGGCACTCACGACGTTAGGCGTCGTGCTGGCGACCGCCGTCATGGCCGCAGGAACGGCCGGAGCGACGGACGGCACGGAAGCGGCACCCGCGGCCCACGGCGGCGGCGTCCCCAACCTGGGGCCCGACCTGGGGCCCGACCTGGGGCCCGACCTGGGGCCCGACCTGGGGCCCGACGTCACCGTCTTCGACCCGAGCATGCCCGTCGCCGACATCCAGGCGACCCTCGACGCCGCCCACGCCGCCCAGGTCGACGCCGAGATGAGCACCGCCCGCCACGCCTACCTGTTCCGGCCGGGCACCTACGGCACCGCCGAGCACCCCCTCCAGATCAAGGTCGGCTACTACACCGAGATCGCCGGCCTCGGCGCCTCCCCCACCGACGTCGTCATCAACGGCAAGATCGAGGTCTACAACCGCTGCCTCGCCGACGGCGGCACCGGCAACTGCCTGGCGCTGGTCAACTTCTGGCGCACCCTGTCCAACCTGTCCATCCGTGTCAACGCCGCCGGCCAGGACGGCTGCCGCTCCTCGGCGAACTTCTGGGCCGTCTCCCAGGCCGTCTCCCTGCGCCGCCTCGACGTCAGCGGCGGCACCTTCTCCCTCATGGACTACTGCACCGCCGGCCCCCAGTACGCCAGCGGCGGCTTCATCGCCGACTCCCGGCTCCCGTCCGTCACCAACGGCTCCCAGCAGCAGTGGCTGACCCGCGACAGTGAGATCGCCGGCTGGTCGAACGGCGTCTGGAACCAGGTCTTCTCCGGCGTCGTCGGCGCCCCGGAAGAGAGCGCGTTCCCGAACCCGCCGTACACCACGCTCGACACCACGCCGGTCAGCAGGGAGAAGCCGTTCCTCTACACCGACGCCCGCGGCCGCTACCAGGTGCGCGTGCCCGCCGCCCGCAGGGGCACGCGCGGCGTCTCGTGGGCGAACGGCCTGACGCCCGGCCGCACGCTGCCGCTCGGCGACTTCTTCGTCGCCCGGCCGTCGGACCCGGTGCAGGTCATCAACAGCCAGCTCGCCCGCGGCAAGCACCTGCTGCTCACCCCCGGCGTGTACGACATCGCGCGCAGCATCGAGGTCCGGCGGCCGGGCACCGTCGTCCTCGGGCTCGGGCACGCGACGCTCACCGCGGCCCGCGGCTCGATCCCGCTGGACGTCGCCGACGTGCCCGGCGTGGTCGTGGCCGGCGTGACGATCGACGCGGGCGAGCAGAAGTCGCCGGCGCTGCTGCGGGTCGGGAAGCCGCACGGCCGCTCCCGGGGCGCCGCGGCCGACCCGACGACGCTGTCCGACGTCTACTTCCGGGTCGGCGGCCCGCACGTCGGCCGGACCGACGTCGCGCTGGAGGTCAACAGCGACCACGTGCTCATCGACCACACCTGGGTGTGGCGCGCCGACCACGGCGTCGAGGGCCTCACCGACACCCAGCGCTGGAACACCAACCTCGGCCGCAACGGCGCCGTCATCAACGGCGACCACGTGACCGCGACCGGCCTGTTCGTCGAGCACTTCCAGCAGTACAACACGGTCTGGAACGGCGAGGACGGCACGACGGTCCTCTACCAGAACGAGCTGCCCTACGACCCGCCCACGCAGGCCGACTGGATGAACGGCGACGTCGAGGGCTACGCCGGCTACAAGGTCGGCGACCGGGTGCGGACCCACCGCCTGTACGGGGCCGGCGTCTACGTCTTCAACCAGAACAACCCGCAGATCCACACCGAGAACGGCTTCGAGGTGCCGGCCGCGCCGGGCGTCAAGCTGCACCACATCATGACCGTCAACCTCAGCGCGGGCACCATCGACCACGTCGTCAACGGGGTGGGCGAGGCGGCCGACACCGGCAAGGTGGGCGTGCCGGTGTACGTCACCGACCATCCGGCTCCTTAG